The Fluviispira sanaruensis sequence AATTCTGAAGCCATTTTTATTGAGAGTCCTCAACTTTAAAATAGTGGAAACTCCTTAGTCTTTTATCAAAGTCTTTGAATCTTTTTTCAAAGCGCATCAGGCAAACGATTTCAGTCATTTTTCCTGGATTTACATTAACTATATAGTGATGCAGTCTTTCAAAAATTAATTTTATTCCTAATCCTCCGCTATCGCGTTTTCCTATATGTTCTGTTTTTTGATTTTCATCTAAATACTGCATGACTGTTTTTTTACTCAATGAACCAAATGGATCTGCAACGGATAGTCCGAAAACTTCACCATCAAATCCCCATTTAATTCTGACAGATTCTGTATCAATTAACTCAAAGGGAGCACTTCTATCAGCTGTTTTTAATCTTGGGTTGGCATCAAAAACGGCATTAAGTAACAATTCATCTGCTAAATCACAGACCCTTTGCGCATATTGATCAAAACGATCAGAATTGCCACCAATTTTTAATATAAATTCTTCCAATATTTTAATTGCATCTCTTTTATCACTTTGGGATTTAATTCTTTTTTCTTTAAAAACAGCAGGGAAATTTAAATGTTTTTCAAGGCCTGGATAATCTTTTGACTCAAATTTTTTAAGCAACATAATCAATTCACGCGCATCGAATTCACCATTATTTGTTGCAACGAAACATTGAATATTGGAACAATCAATTAAACTCGGAATAACTCTTTGTAAAGATTCTTGCAGAATAACGACAATTCGACATTCAGGATAATTTGCAGAAAAGTCTTTTAAAAAATCGATCTTTTTAGCTTCAGCAAACAAAAAAAATCGATCCTTTCTTTCATTAGTTGCAAATACTTTTGCTTCTTCTTCACTTGTGCAAGGTTGAAAATTTACACCTGCTGAGCGAGTGAGCATCCCCAGTTTATTTTGAAAAGCAATTGAGTCGGGTAAAAAACAGACAACTTTCAAGCTGCCTCCTTCTTAAACCTTTGGGGATTTGATGAGATAAAATAAAAATACTCACTTGGTTCAAAGTCAATTTCGAGATCAAGACCATCTTTATTTTTTAAAACCAAGCTAAACTCATCATAATTATCTAAAATTGGAATTTCATTTCCTAAAGTCAATAATAAAACTTCATGGGTATCATTTGATGGACAATAAAAATTTGCATAAATACTTTGTACACGGGTTTTGTCACTGAGAAAATCACTGATATTAAACTGTTCGACCAACCATCTTGGCGCATTTATATATACAAAAGTACAATCAAAAGTATCAAGGATTTTATACCAAGCAAGAATTCCACATGAGTTTGCGCGTTTTACTTTAGAAAAATCGAGGTTGACTTCTTTTTTTGAAGCTGAATTTTTAACTGCTTGTTCAAGCCCTTGCTTAATTAATTCCACTGAGGATTCTTCATTAAGGAGGCCAGAGAATTCAACTGTTGTATTATTAACGACCACTTCCATTGATCATACCTCAAAGCAGTTGTGTTCATATAGATGTCAACATATCGGACTTCGAGTGACTCTCTTTAGCTCCTTCGAAACTTGCTACATTGACGCCTCAATCCTATAAGTATTAGGTCGGCCTTTCTAATTACATTAGGAAAGGAAAATCCTATTCATTCGTTTTCTCTTTTAGGAGATTCTACTATGTCTACACGTATAGAAACAGATAGCATGGGCGAAATTGCAGTCCCACAAGATGCTTATTGGGGAGCTCAGACGCAACGCAGTTTTCAAAACTTCAAAATCAGTGGAGAGCGTTTTCCTCGAGTATTTATAAGAGCTTATGCGCTTGTCAAGAAGGCCGCCGCACAAGTAAATGCAGAATTGGGAGAGCTCGCAAACGAAAAAGAGAAATTGATCAGTCAGGCAGCTGACGAAGTCATTGAAGGAAAATTTGACGATCACTTTCCGCTCGTCGTATGGCAAACGGGATCGGGTACTCAATCCAATATGAATTTCAATGAAGTGATTTCGAATAGAGCGATTGAAATTGCAGGGGGAGTGATTGGGAGCAAAAAACCAATTCACCCAAATGATGATGTTAATCGCGGGCAAAGTACGAATGACAGTTTCCCAACCGCAATGCACGTTGCAGCAGCAATTGCTGTGCATGAAAATTTTATTCCTGCAATCGATAAAATCATTGCAACCTTCGAAGCCAAAGCCAAAGAATTCGCAGACATCGTTAAAATTGGCAGAACGCATTTACAAGACGCCACACCTTTGACTCTTGGTGACGAAGTGAGCGGTTGGGCTATGCAACTTAAAATGTGCAAGAAAGCAGTTCTGAACTCAATGGAAATGGTTTATGAGCTTGCTGCAGGAGGCACAGCTGTTGGTACAGGCTTGAATTCTCATAAAAGTTATGCAAAAGGAATCGCTAAAAGATTATCTGAATTTACAAAAATTCCTTTTGTCACTGCACCGAATAAATTCCAAGCTCTGGCTGGACAAGAAGCTCTGGCAAACCTTTCAGGTGCACTGAATACAACTGCAACTGCATTTATGAAAATTGCCAACGATATACGATGGCTTGCAAGTGGTCCACGCTGTGGAATAGGAGAGATTTCCATTCCAGAAAATGAACCAGGCAGTTCCATTATGCCAGGCAAAGTAAATCCGACGCAAAGTGAAGCGGCTACGATGGCCTGTTGCCAAGTAATGGGTAATCATGTTGCTGTAACTGTAGCTTCGAGCCAAGGAAACTTTGAATTAAACGTCTTTAAACCTGTTATTATTCATAATATTCTGCATTCTATTCGCCTCTTGGCGGACTGCTTTGTTGGTTTTGAAGAACACTGCGCTTCTGGCATAAAAGCCAATAAAGAGCGAATTAATGATCTTATGCATAAATCACTTATGCTTGTGACAGCGTTAAATACCCATATTGGATATGATAAAGCGGCTTCCATTGCAAAAACCGCGCATAAAAATGGTACGACTTTAAAAGAAGCTGCGCTTTCACTTGGCTACCTAACAGCAGAACAATTTGATGAATGGGTTGATCCTAAACTTATGCTTTCACCACATGGAAAATAAGTATTAAACGGCTCATATTAAATAAGAATTAAAATGGCTCATATTATTCAAATAGGAGCCATTTTAATTTATTCAACACTCACCCATTGAAGTATGAGCACCCCAGGTTTTCCTGATTCGCCATTTGTCCCAGGAGAATTTGGATGACCATTTTCATGATGTCGACTGCCTTGTCCTGGTAACGATTGCAAACTGCGACTACCGCCATTCCCCCCAATACCGATTTTATAAGGAATTTCCTGTCCAGGTTGCACATGCAAGATTTTCTCTTGTACCAATGCAGAGTATCCATCTTTGCCTTTCCCCCCATTTCCACCAAATCCACCTTGGTAAGGAGCGTTTGGATTGTGTCCATTGGCGCCCACTCCCCCTTGGCCACCAAGACCTCCCACTCCTCCGTCGCAATACTGGTCAAAATCAGCTAAAAAACTAGAAATATTTTTATTATTTTTAATATTTTCTTTATTTTTCAATGCTAATAAAAATTTAAACTCACCAAACTCTGTTTGCTCTCCTAATTTTCCATTTTCTCCTCCGATAGAAGCTGAGTTTGCAGGATGAAGCCGATGAGGATCGTTTTGAAAAGGTGTGCACTTTATTGATAAGTTATAAGAATAACAACTTTGCCCAGGTCTTCCTGGGTTTCCTCTTTCGCCTGAAGCAACTTCTCCATTGGCATCGCCACCTGCGGAACCATTCCCCCCAAGTGAGGTATTTCCCCATGAACCTTCGAAAGCTCCCCCTCCTTCTCCGCCAGCTCCTCCACCGCCTCCACCATTGCCACCTGAGCAACCTATAATTTTGACTGAATAAACATTTTCTGGCACTGCCCATTTCCCTGTAAGAGAAAAATAAGTACCATCGTTATTCTTGCTTGGTTTTAAGATTAATTGATTGGATTTTGCGACCAATTGAGGCCTTGGAGAACTTACATAAATGACATTCTCTTTAACATCTCCATCTTTTTTTGTGCCACAACTCGCCAACAGAGCCATTGAAAGAATATAAGAGAAAGCAATCTGGATTTTCATTTTTACTCCTTTAGTTATATAGAAATTCAAACCACAGCTTGATTATTCATTAATAAAAAAATATACTGCAGATAATTTCTGATATAATTAACAGATTAATCATCTATTATTTTAATTATAAGGAGTTTATATTCTTTATGATTGCTATTTAGAAAAGTCGGGCTATAAGCTAAAATGTCTTAATTTGATACTGCAAAAAGGACTTTTGCTTGTATTTTTAGCATTATTTGTATCGGATCAACTATTGGAGAAGAATGCTTTATGTCAGGAATTGAGGAAATTAAAAATATTTTAACAGCCCCCATATCTGTTTCATATCAAAATATTGAAGAACTCATTAAACATATCAATGACGAGCGCGTTCGCTTAACTCAAGTGGTTGGTGAAAATGGCTTAAACTCTCCTGATTTAAACATATTCTCCAATGATATTATGGAAGAAATTCGCATTCGCTTCACTGGTAAAAAATCCCCCCTCCAAGAGTGGCTTAAATCTCTGCGCAATATACCTGCTGAAGAGCGTAAAAATGCAGGGGCTAAAATCAATGAACTGAAAGCGGAAATTGAAAGCAGCTTTAAAACTTTTTCAGAGAGTTATAGAATTCAAGTTGAAAATAAAAAATTAAATTCGGAAACGGACGATATCACATTGCCATTTAGCCAATTAAATCTCGGCTCCCGTCATCCCGTAATAACTGTTATGCGCGACCTTATGGTGCCCTTTCAACGCATGGGGTTTTCTGTCGTCGATGGTCCAGAAATAGACAATGACTTTTATAATTTTGAAGCCTTGAATGTTCTAAAAGATCACCCTGCACGGGAAATGCAAGATACATTTTTTCTTGCGAGTGAATGGGTTTTAAGAACACATACGAGTAATGTACAAAGTCATGCTATGAAAGAACGAAAATTACCGTTAAAAATCGTTTGTCCTGGCTGCGTTTATCGCAATGAATTTGACATGACTCACTTACCTGCATTTCGTCAAATTGAATGCCTTGTTGTTGATAAAGGCATTCATATGGGACATTTACGTCACACCATCAATGAACTCTTAAATGCAGCATTTGGTCGCTCCGTTAAATTACGTTTCCGTTCGAGTTATTTTCCATTTACAGAACCAAGTGCAGAAGTTGATGTTGAATGTCAACAGTGCTTTGGTACAGGCTGTCGCAGTTGCAAGCATACCGGTTGGTCAGAAATCGGCGGCTGCGGGGTTGTAAATAAAAAAGTTCTTGAAAGCTGTGGGATTGACTCTTCCGTTTACGGCGGAATTGCTTTTGGTTTTGGCGTTGATCGTATTGCAAAAGATCGTTTTGCAGTTTCAGATTTGCGTTCATTCATTGACGGCAATGTGTCTTTCTTAAAGTCATTCGGACTCGTTTAAAAAATACAGCAATAAGGTAAATGTCATGCTAGCAAGTTTAAATTTTGTCGAACGTTTCTTAACTCTCCCTAAGATTACTAAAAATATAAATATCAATGGAAAAAATATATTAGAAACTCTTTATGATCTCGACAAAATCGCTCCACTTTTAACTCGCCAAGGATTTGAAGTTGACAGTATCAATGTTTGGGGCTCAGGACTTGAAACCGTTGTCGTAGGATATATTGAAAAAATTGAACCACATCCGACTGCCGGAAAATTACAAATATGTCATGTCGATGTCGGAGAATCGACCTTGAGACAAATTGTCTGTGGAGCGCCCAATGCACGAGCTGATCTCTATGTTGCCGTAGCTCTTCCATCTACAAAACTGCCAAATGGTTTAGAAATTAAACCATCCAAAATCCGTGACGTCGAAAGCAACGGAATGCTTTGTGCACGTGAGGAACTGAACCTCCCTACCAATAAAGAAATTGATGGCGATGGAATTTGGGAACTCGATATTGATGCACAAGGAGGAATTTCAAGTAAAGTTCTTAAAAATAAACTGGGCTATCCTGTATTTCATGCTCTCAATATGATGGACACCTTACTTGAATTAAGCGTGACACCTAACCGTCCGGATATGCTTTCCCATGAAGGTGTTGCACGTGAGCTTATCGCAGGATTTAGCTATGCTAAAATTCCATATAGTCTCAAAAAAGATGCTGAATTTGCCAATAAAATCTCTTTAACAGAAGAAAATATTAAAGCAGATGCGCTAAAAAATGCTTCTGCAAAATGCGGCGATATTTCTTTTTCATGTGAAAATCACTTAGATATTCCTGCTTTTTTTGTTTTAATTGACAGTATTGAAGTGAAAGCAAGTCCTGCTTGGTTGAGAAATTTACTTGAAGCTCTTGGCCAAAATTCAATCAACAATATTGTTGATACATCTAATTATGTTCTGCTAGCTTACGGTCAACCAAACCATGCATTTGACTTAGAAAAACTCTCAGCACAAGAACCTAAAGCTAAAAAATTAATTCTCCGCAATGCAAAAGCAGGCGAGAAGTTCATTGGTCTTGATGGCAAAGAAAGAAATTTAGATACATTCGATGGAATTGTCGCAGATATTGAAGGAGCACAAGCAATACTTGGCGTTTTAGGAGGCGAACATTCAAAAGTTTCGAGCCAAAGTAAGAAAATAGTTGTTGAATTTGCTAATCCAAATTCTGTAGCTGTGCGTAGAACATCGCGTCGGTATGGCCGCCAAACAGATGCAAGTTTTTTATTTGAAAAAGGTATAGATGCAGAGCAACGCTACAAAGCTGCAATTGAATTCTTTGCAATCATTTCAACAGAAAGCCATAGTAAACCACTTTATTGCGGATCCGTTCATTCAATTGATATGCATAAAAAACCTATGCTATTAACCCACGCTAACACTATTGAAATAGATTATAGTTCTCAGGATCAAGAGAAAGTTTTAGGCGCGCATATTTTACCATTTAAAGAGCAGCTCAGTATTATTTCTTCACTTGGCTTTACTTTAAATAAACAAACTGATGAAAAATATAAAGTAACAGTGCCCAGTTGGAGAAAGCAGGATATTGCTGGAAATGCTGATTTAGTAGAAGAATTCATACGCATTGTCGGTATAGACTCCATTCCTTCATCTCCATTTCACTCAGTCGCAATTGTCAATCATGATGATCCACAGTTTGCCTTCAATGAAAAAATAAGTTCACGTTGTGCAGCTCTCGGCTACAATGAAGTTATTAGCTTACATTTTATGCGTGCAGATGATTATAAAAAATTAGGAATAAGTTCTATTAATTCATTGGGTGAACCTGTTGCTTTAATGAATCCAATAATAGGCGATGAGCCACTTATGCACACAACACTTATTCCTGATTTATTAAGAAAAGTTGGGCGTAATATAAGTTATGGAGTGAAAAGTGGGCAACTATTTCACTCCTGTCGAACATTTCAAAATCATGACAATGAGGGTGAAAGAGTTTTTCAGTTAAATGGTGAAAGGATTGGGCTACAAAATGAACTGGCAGAAGTATTCGAGCAAACTTTAGAATATCATTATTCTCGAGGTTATTCTTATTCAAGAGAGCCCTCTCAGAACAAGCGGCCGGTGGAAACTCCACGTTTAGCAGGAGTGTGCTTTGGCAATAAAATTGATAAATCTTGGCAAAATACAACTGAAATTCAGTGGTCTCTTCATGATATAATGGCTCATATTCAAGAAATTTGTCGATGCGTCGGAGTTGACATATCATTTATTAAATTATCAGATAAAGAAACAAACTCAGATACTAAAGTTCATCCAATAGCAAATGCCCTTCACCCAGGCAGAAGAGTTGGATTTTATATACTCGATGATAATAATGAATCTGTTTCACTTGGCTGGGCTGGTGAACTACATCCAAATACAATGCGCAATTATGAAATCGAATCGCCTTGCTATGTCTTTGAATTAAATGTTGCGTTATTAATGCAAAAATCTTTTCTGCCAAAGAAAGTGATTCAAAAAGTTGTAAGTGCGCAAAAATTTCCAATTATTACAAGAGACTTTGCTTTCTTGTTCGATGATAAAGTCACTGGAAAAGAGCTCTATACTGTAGTGGCAGAATCTATAAATGAAATTATTAGAAATGAAATACCTGCTCTTTTGAATTCAATTCAAATTTTTGATATTTATCGTGGGAAGGGCATACCTGAAAATAAAAAATCATTAGCTTTTCAAATTTCACTCGAGCCAACTGAAAGAACCTTTACCGACAAAGATATAAATAAATTGTCAAAAGCGATTATTCACGCTGTCACCGATAAATTTAAAGCAGATTTAAGAGGGGCTTAAGTCTCTCTTTTTTTTATAAAGGACCTAATAATTCCAAAAAATAATAAATTCTTAAAAAAAGTCATTATTTTGACTTTTTTTAAGAATAAAGCGAAATAAAATAAAATTTTTAAAATTAAAAAATATATATTTTAAAATGTTAATATAAGAAACAACAAAGAAGGATTCTTAACTTGAAATACTTCATTCTTATCTTTTTTTTAAATCATATTTTTGCTTATTCAAGTGAGAAAATAATCAAAGTGGGTTATTTTGAAATACCACCATACGCTTATAAAAATTCTAAAGGAATTTTAGATGGCACCGCTGTTAATGATATTATAAAAAAATTAAACTTAGGAAATAATTATAATATCCAATTTTATGGTTTTCCGCTTGCGCGGGGCTATCATGAGTTAAATGCTGGAAATATTGACCTTTTACTTCTTACTACGAGTCGAACATTTTTAAACAAATCAGAATATGCTCACTCCGTGCCAATTTGTGAAATCCATGAATATATTTTTGTTAATAAAATCTCTGAAATCAAAGAATTCAGAAGTTCAAATATTTTTAAAAATAAAACTATAGGTGTTAGAGTAGGTGTAAACTTACCAGATTATTTTGAACAAAAGAAAAATAACATTATAGTCTCTGAGTCTTCTGGTGAAAAGGCAATAAATACTCTATTACAAAAATTATTAAATAATAGAATCGATATTCTGTATTTAAGTAATCCCAAAGCAGGGATCCTTGAAGCAAAAAAAATGAAAGCTCTAAATAAAATTAGATATATTCAATTGGGAGATCATACTTATGAAGTCTATGTAGGCTTTTCAAAAAAATTAGACCCAAAAATTAAAAACAAAGTAAACGATATAATAACAAAAAATCAAGATAAACTTAAGAATATGTGCATAGTAAATAGCGATTAATTCCATTGATAAATATAGAATGATTGTCAGATAGAAATACGACCAAAAGATTCTTTCTATTCAAAGTAAAAAATTAATTCCTGACTGAGTTGTAAATAAATTCTGAGTTTTGGTCCCATCTGGATATGCTTTGATCTTCCAATCATAATAGCCAAAACTACAGCTAAAAAAGAAATACTGATTTGTACGCAATTTTTTATCGAACGAATATTTAAGAATTGGAGTTATGACAACGGAGTTTGCATCGGATGCAATCAATTTACGAGATACATAAACAAGCGAAAGATCTAAGCCTAACTGCCAATTTCGCGTAATAAAATAAACTGGCTGAATATCAACACTCAAACGATTTGCCAAACGTGAAGTTTGAGTGCCATCATGCTCTAAGGATTTTTTATCATCTGCTATTTTTAAAACAGGCAATTCTGAAGCGTAGGTATTATTTAAAAGAATAATGCCAGATAATACACCAGCATAAGGTGTAAAATAAAACTCTGAAGAATCAAGAATGCCAATTGTATTTTGTGGGTAATTAGGAGGGACTCTTCCTTTACCCATATATGAACTTGAAACAGCATTATTATATGGTCGAACATTTTTATCTGTAGGAAGAGATTGGAACCAAACAGTTGTATGTCCTTTTAAACCGTCTGCTAAAGGTCTAGAAAAAATTCCGCCTACCATAAACGAGGAAGAATTCACAACAGTATCTAATTTTACATTATTGCTATCATTTTCTTGTTTAGTTAATTCCTGATAATAGCGAAGAGCAAAAACAGGTTGAAAGATTTTACCTTCAGATAATAAAAATTTTCCAGAAAAGAAAGCAGTAATTATTAAATCATGCTCTTGAAAGAGTTGTGGGTTATTATCGCTATCTAAGACTTGATTGCCATTAATATCTCTTCCCGTCGTAAATAAAGATTCATTATTTAACGCAATTGACGCCTGAAAAACTTCATTTTCATAACCAAATCCTTGAAGTTCTATTTGATTAAAAGGATTGTCCAATTGGAATAAATAAATATTTTCGAATTCGAATGTTCTTCTTCCTATCCAAAATGAAGACATTTTTGTATTGCTCGGAAAACTTAAGTAAAAATCTCTTAAATGAAATTTATTTTGTTCATAATCTTTTGGATATAAATTATAAATAAATGATGAGTTCCAATAATAATCTACTCTTGTTTTTAAAGAAACCCAGTCGCGCAATTCCAATGAAAATTTAACCGACAGGGAGTCTATACTGTAAGCAGCAGCACTAGCAGCTTGATTTTCTGAACTTTGATCTGGTGAGTTTCTCAAAGAAAAACTTTTGCCCGCTGATCTAAGGGCTCCTCGCCCCCTAAACCCGAAACTCATACCCCAAGAGTCTGAAAGAATTATATTTTCATCCGCATAGAGATTAGATGTTTTTAATACACTTAAAATAATTATAGCGGATATAATCCATACCTTGTTCATGAAAATAAACTCTTTTGAAAACATTTGATTATAAAATACAAGTTGATTCACCCGAGATTGATATGTGATTATACTCAAAATACTCTAACAAGCCCCCCTTGACCGAGTAAGTTCAGATACTATGTTCATAATGAAAAAATATTTCAACCTATTGGGGTTGTCTCTCTTTTTATGAGGTTCGTAAATGATTGCAAAGATTCAGGAAATTATTGAACAACAAATTCGCCCAGCACTCCAGTCTGATGGAGGAGATATAGAGCTGATTGATGTTGAAGATGGTATCGTTAAAGTAAGGCTTGTAGGCGCTTGTTCTCATTGTCCTTCTAGCGCAATGACCCTATACCAAGGAGTGGAAAAAATGCTTATGGAAAAAGTGCCTGAAGTAAAAGGCATCGAGCAGGTCTGGTAAAAATGACTGAAAATACAAAACAAATACTTGATACAGTTCAAGAGCTTGAATCTGTATTGTCTTTTTCTGTGCAAAAATCCTTAGGCAATTTCACTTGGAAAGAGAGAACTCACTCTGTTGAAGAAGAGAGTGGAGTTTTTAAAATCCGCTTTTATTCCGACGGGTTAAACTTAGCAGAGAAAACTGCAATTGAATCCATAATCAAAGAAAACTTGGGCAAAAATAATTATAATTTTTCAGTTTATTTTGAGCGCAAGGAAAAACCAGCAACACAGCCACAAAAGGCTCCCCAAGCTCACTCTCATAGCTCAGAAGCACATGAGCATGCAAAACCTCAGCAAAAACCAGATATGCGCCCTCCAACAGGAAAACGGCCAATCTCTGGAGTCAAAAGAATCATTGCCGTGGCAAGCGGAAAAGGGGGAGTGGGCAAAAGCACAGTGAGTGTAAACTTAGCCTTAGCACTTTATAATCAAGGATATAAAGTGGGAATACTCGATGCTGATATCTATGGTCCGAGTGTCCCAACAATGCTAAATATACACAAAGACCCTTTGGTAAATGAAAATAATAAAATTATTCCACCTGAATCCTTTGGCTTAAAAGTCATGTCATTTGGTTTTTTTGCTCCTGAAGAAACGGCCGTTATTTGGCGTGGCCCCATGATCATGAAAGCCTTGCAACAGTTCTTCTGGGACGTTGAGTGGGGTGAACTTGATTTTTTAATCATCGATCTCCCTCCAGGAACAGGTGATGCTCAGTTGACTTTAGTGCAAAGCATTCCAATTTCAGGAGCGGTTATCGTAACAACTCCACAAAACGTTGCTCTTCTCGATGCTGTCAAAGGCATAGCAATGTTCCGTAAAACAGATGTTCCTATTATTGGTGTCGTCGAAAATATGTCAACTTTCTCATGCCCAGCATGCGGAACTGAGACACATATTTTTGGTGCTGGTGGTGCTGATAAAGTTTCTGAAAAGTTTGAGGTTCCCGTCTTGGGACATGTGCCTCTTATTCAAGAAATCCGTGCCGCTGGTG is a genomic window containing:
- the fumC gene encoding class II fumarate hydratase; this translates as MSTRIETDSMGEIAVPQDAYWGAQTQRSFQNFKISGERFPRVFIRAYALVKKAAAQVNAELGELANEKEKLISQAADEVIEGKFDDHFPLVVWQTGSGTQSNMNFNEVISNRAIEIAGGVIGSKKPIHPNDDVNRGQSTNDSFPTAMHVAAAIAVHENFIPAIDKIIATFEAKAKEFADIVKIGRTHLQDATPLTLGDEVSGWAMQLKMCKKAVLNSMEMVYELAAGGTAVGTGLNSHKSYAKGIAKRLSEFTKIPFVTAPNKFQALAGQEALANLSGALNTTATAFMKIANDIRWLASGPRCGIGEISIPENEPGSSIMPGKVNPTQSEAATMACCQVMGNHVAVTVASSQGNFELNVFKPVIIHNILHSIRLLADCFVGFEEHCASGIKANKERINDLMHKSLMLVTALNTHIGYDKAASIAKTAHKNGTTLKEAALSLGYLTAEQFDEWVDPKLMLSPHGK
- the pheS gene encoding phenylalanine--tRNA ligase subunit alpha; translation: MSGIEEIKNILTAPISVSYQNIEELIKHINDERVRLTQVVGENGLNSPDLNIFSNDIMEEIRIRFTGKKSPLQEWLKSLRNIPAEERKNAGAKINELKAEIESSFKTFSESYRIQVENKKLNSETDDITLPFSQLNLGSRHPVITVMRDLMVPFQRMGFSVVDGPEIDNDFYNFEALNVLKDHPAREMQDTFFLASEWVLRTHTSNVQSHAMKERKLPLKIVCPGCVYRNEFDMTHLPAFRQIECLVVDKGIHMGHLRHTINELLNAAFGRSVKLRFRSSYFPFTEPSAEVDVECQQCFGTGCRSCKHTGWSEIGGCGVVNKKVLESCGIDSSVYGGIAFGFGVDRIAKDRFAVSDLRSFIDGNVSFLKSFGLV
- the pheT gene encoding phenylalanine--tRNA ligase subunit beta — encoded protein: MLASLNFVERFLTLPKITKNININGKNILETLYDLDKIAPLLTRQGFEVDSINVWGSGLETVVVGYIEKIEPHPTAGKLQICHVDVGESTLRQIVCGAPNARADLYVAVALPSTKLPNGLEIKPSKIRDVESNGMLCAREELNLPTNKEIDGDGIWELDIDAQGGISSKVLKNKLGYPVFHALNMMDTLLELSVTPNRPDMLSHEGVARELIAGFSYAKIPYSLKKDAEFANKISLTEENIKADALKNASAKCGDISFSCENHLDIPAFFVLIDSIEVKASPAWLRNLLEALGQNSINNIVDTSNYVLLAYGQPNHAFDLEKLSAQEPKAKKLILRNAKAGEKFIGLDGKERNLDTFDGIVADIEGAQAILGVLGGEHSKVSSQSKKIVVEFANPNSVAVRRTSRRYGRQTDASFLFEKGIDAEQRYKAAIEFFAIISTESHSKPLYCGSVHSIDMHKKPMLLTHANTIEIDYSSQDQEKVLGAHILPFKEQLSIISSLGFTLNKQTDEKYKVTVPSWRKQDIAGNADLVEEFIRIVGIDSIPSSPFHSVAIVNHDDPQFAFNEKISSRCAALGYNEVISLHFMRADDYKKLGISSINSLGEPVALMNPIIGDEPLMHTTLIPDLLRKVGRNISYGVKSGQLFHSCRTFQNHDNEGERVFQLNGERIGLQNELAEVFEQTLEYHYSRGYSYSREPSQNKRPVETPRLAGVCFGNKIDKSWQNTTEIQWSLHDIMAHIQEICRCVGVDISFIKLSDKETNSDTKVHPIANALHPGRRVGFYILDDNNESVSLGWAGELHPNTMRNYEIESPCYVFELNVALLMQKSFLPKKVIQKVVSAQKFPIITRDFAFLFDDKVTGKELYTVVAESINEIIRNEIPALLNSIQIFDIYRGKGIPENKKSLAFQISLEPTERTFTDKDINKLSKAIIHAVTDKFKADLRGA
- a CDS encoding substrate-binding periplasmic protein; protein product: MKYFILIFFLNHIFAYSSEKIIKVGYFEIPPYAYKNSKGILDGTAVNDIIKKLNLGNNYNIQFYGFPLARGYHELNAGNIDLLLLTTSRTFLNKSEYAHSVPICEIHEYIFVNKISEIKEFRSSNIFKNKTIGVRVGVNLPDYFEQKKNNIIVSESSGEKAINTLLQKLLNNRIDILYLSNPKAGILEAKKMKALNKIRYIQLGDHTYEVYVGFSKKLDPKIKNKVNDIITKNQDKLKNMCIVNSD
- a CDS encoding NifU family protein: MIAKIQEIIEQQIRPALQSDGGDIELIDVEDGIVKVRLVGACSHCPSSAMTLYQGVEKMLMEKVPEVKGIEQVW
- a CDS encoding Mrp/NBP35 family ATP-binding protein, which encodes MTENTKQILDTVQELESVLSFSVQKSLGNFTWKERTHSVEEESGVFKIRFYSDGLNLAEKTAIESIIKENLGKNNYNFSVYFERKEKPATQPQKAPQAHSHSSEAHEHAKPQQKPDMRPPTGKRPISGVKRIIAVASGKGGVGKSTVSVNLALALYNQGYKVGILDADIYGPSVPTMLNIHKDPLVNENNKIIPPESFGLKVMSFGFFAPEETAVIWRGPMIMKALQQFFWDVEWGELDFLIIDLPPGTGDAQLTLVQSIPISGAVIVTTPQNVALLDAVKGIAMFRKTDVPIIGVVENMSTFSCPACGTETHIFGAGGADKVSEKFEVPVLGHVPLIQEIRAAGDLGEPLTSQPKHAVRMRFAEIAEKVVKNTLAMENKK